A genomic stretch from Aerococcaceae bacterium zg-1292 includes:
- a CDS encoding ABC transporter ATP-binding protein: MSSQPVTKSEWAEKMPIKEQVAVTMDITRYALPFKWLFIIAMIFSATSSFITVIMPRIIQTYIDRYLGNASATVQIAMLFAGIYLVLILLQAISNYFSNYLFRLASEKTVESIRNRIYTKVNGLGMRYFDQTPAGSIVSRITNDTETLKDFWNVFFSLFEGIVTSVSVFVGMYLLNAKMALLFLLFIPIMLGIIWYYQLYSSRVYRTMRENLSKLNTKLNENITGMSIVQHFRQEERMIAEFDNDNEEQYRGRRTMIHMHALMLNPFINLLENISLTLVFYVLGNQFFDGLLEVGMVYAFTQYSTTFFRPMGMMMESLSQLQDGVVSSSRILRVMNHQEIIPEQQVNQQAKITDAKVEFKNVSFSYDGKQDVLKDITFTVNPGETVALVGHTGSGKSSIINVLMRFYEYHSGDVLIDGHSLRHFSYERLREQVGLVLQDSFLFYGDVARNIRLLDQSISDRQVKEAARFVNADTFIESQPKGYHKKVIERGASYSSGQRQLISFARTMARNPKLLILDEATANIDTETEMHIQNSLQKMRKGRTTIAIAHRLSTIKDANLILVLDKGRIIERGTHDELIALGGTYYQMYQLQSMGHVE, encoded by the coding sequence ATGAGTTCACAACCCGTAACAAAATCTGAATGGGCAGAAAAAATGCCGATAAAAGAACAAGTGGCAGTAACGATGGATATTACACGTTATGCCTTACCATTTAAGTGGTTATTTATTATTGCGATGATTTTCAGTGCGACTTCTTCGTTCATTACGGTGATTATGCCGCGAATTATTCAAACATACATTGACCGCTACTTAGGTAATGCTTCAGCAACTGTGCAAATCGCTATGCTGTTTGCTGGAATTTATTTGGTCTTGATACTCCTTCAAGCAATAAGTAATTATTTTTCGAATTACTTATTTCGCTTAGCATCCGAAAAAACAGTAGAGTCGATTCGTAATCGTATATATACGAAGGTGAATGGTCTAGGGATGCGATATTTTGATCAAACGCCAGCAGGATCCATTGTGTCACGGATTACCAATGATACGGAGACATTAAAAGATTTTTGGAATGTATTTTTCTCCTTGTTTGAGGGCATTGTTACATCAGTTTCTGTTTTTGTTGGGATGTATTTGCTAAATGCAAAAATGGCGTTGTTATTCTTATTATTTATCCCAATTATGTTAGGAATTATTTGGTACTATCAATTGTATAGTTCGCGTGTTTATCGCACGATGCGTGAAAACCTTAGTAAGTTAAATACAAAGTTAAATGAAAATATTACTGGGATGTCAATAGTGCAACATTTTCGTCAAGAAGAGCGTATGATAGCCGAATTTGACAATGATAATGAAGAACAGTATCGTGGTCGACGCACGATGATTCATATGCATGCACTGATGTTGAATCCATTTATCAATTTACTAGAAAATATATCTTTAACACTAGTTTTTTATGTGCTAGGCAATCAATTTTTTGATGGGCTACTAGAAGTCGGAATGGTGTACGCTTTTACACAATATAGTACAACATTTTTCAGACCAATGGGGATGATGATGGAAAGCTTGAGTCAACTGCAAGATGGTGTGGTATCGAGCTCGCGTATTTTACGAGTGATGAATCATCAAGAGATTATTCCTGAACAACAAGTGAATCAACAAGCAAAGATTACAGATGCAAAAGTTGAGTTTAAAAATGTATCGTTTTCGTATGATGGGAAACAAGATGTATTAAAAGACATTACATTTACAGTGAATCCAGGTGAAACGGTCGCTTTAGTAGGACATACCGGTAGTGGAAAAAGTTCCATTATTAATGTTTTAATGCGATTTTATGAATATCATTCAGGTGATGTATTGATTGACGGACATAGTTTGCGTCATTTTAGTTATGAACGTTTACGTGAACAAGTCGGATTGGTACTACAAGATTCATTTTTATTTTATGGTGATGTTGCTCGAAATATTCGTTTATTAGACCAGTCAATTAGTGATCGTCAAGTTAAAGAAGCAGCACGTTTTGTTAATGCAGATACGTTTATTGAAAGTCAACCAAAAGGCTATCATAAAAAAGTAATTGAGCGTGGCGCAAGTTATTCTAGCGGTCAACGACAATTAATTTCATTTGCTCGGACGATGGCACGCAATCCCAAATTACTGATTTTAGATGAAGCGACGGCTAATATTGATACAGAAACTGAAATGCATATTCAAAATAGTTTACAGAAAATGCGAAAAGGCCGTACAACTATAGCAATCGCTCATCGTTTAAGTACAATTAAAGATGCTAACTTAATTTTGGTGCTGGATAAAGGCCGAATTATTGAACGTGGGACCCATGATGAATTGATTGCATTAGGTGGGACATATTATCAAATGTATCAACTACAATCAATGGGGCATGTGGAATAG
- a CDS encoding HAD-IIB family hydrolase, whose amino-acid sequence MIKLFLTDLDGTLLNKWHTADNIINQGVKEVERRGYQLAVVTGRHLRHHQRFGLGFLQHTNYMISMNGALVSECSGKVIAMTSIQPEAVLQLSAQFPEISFEYLTPETTYVVEKRTQHFVKGFKKQWSGKNISRAILNLTFGRFEYEQAVENIVAQPILKIECITNTNDSKQRLIQYLDAHNDDFSYAYNDNVHFEITGKGVNKRKGALQLIKHLSLHPDQVMVYGNDSNDEAMLAYFNHSVAPSSAAEVALKNAKEIIGEADEHAVINHILMTVRKQDRY is encoded by the coding sequence ATGATTAAATTATTTTTAACTGATTTAGACGGTACATTGTTAAATAAATGGCATACAGCAGACAATATTATTAATCAAGGCGTAAAAGAAGTAGAACGACGTGGCTATCAATTAGCAGTAGTGACTGGAAGACACTTACGCCATCATCAGCGGTTTGGGTTGGGTTTTTTACAGCATACAAATTATATGATTTCGATGAATGGTGCATTGGTTAGCGAGTGTTCAGGTAAAGTCATTGCGATGACAAGTATTCAGCCCGAAGCTGTATTACAGCTTTCTGCTCAGTTTCCTGAAATAAGTTTTGAATATTTAACCCCTGAAACAACCTATGTTGTAGAGAAACGTACGCAGCATTTTGTCAAAGGTTTTAAAAAGCAATGGAGTGGCAAAAATATATCCCGCGCGATATTGAATTTGACCTTCGGTAGATTTGAATATGAACAAGCTGTAGAAAATATTGTCGCACAACCAATATTAAAAATCGAATGTATCACTAATACAAACGACAGTAAGCAGCGATTGATTCAATACTTAGATGCGCATAATGATGATTTTTCCTATGCCTACAATGATAATGTTCATTTTGAAATTACTGGTAAAGGTGTTAATAAACGAAAAGGTGCGTTACAATTAATTAAGCATTTGTCATTGCATCCAGATCAAGTAATGGTGTATGGTAATGATTCTAACGATGAAGCGATGTTAGCATATTTTAATCATTCTGTTGCGCCGAGTAGTGCAGCAGAAGTGGCCCTGAAAAACGCTAAAGAAATCATTGGAGAAGCAGATGAGCACGCAGTAATTAACCATATATTAATGACGGTTCGTAAACAAGACCGGTACTAA
- a CDS encoding Ig-like domain-containing protein — protein MKHKPNSRAFYRMESTCKYKILKLSTGVVSALVGFGIINQTIAVQAEEVVPPIVADEDAVQPIPMTEEKEMVEDAKEEAIELKSNDTVVEDNDAKGGEELAAKESQPSEESLTNDEIKETKEENSAAQIEKETAKKDSESIESKKEESTQQVDDHDGNPSESFKDIVPLEAKKHEGVTSSEKEDVQLNLIAKGQRETNFNRNWRISNGDVVDGEKEDLDVSNWRLIDLPNDFSIEKEPSTKNEAESGFYPGGTQWYRKNFVLSKEYLNKELSLSFDGSYMTTEVYVNGKKVGEHKNGYSPFNMNLTEYLHRDGKTENQIALKVTNETPSSRWYSGSGIYRDVSLVVTDKVHVSHNGVTVTAPQLKEQANADVDVNVKANVTNNTDSEQVLSVVNQLINDKGEKVAESTAQTVTLAAKSSQDVVSDLTVNKPTLWSLENPYLYKVKTLVSVNGEVKDTYETTYGFRYFDYDRERGFSLNGKYIKLKGVNNHHDNGALGAVANKDAIKRQLELLKEMGANSIRTSHNPTSRALIDEANRQGFLIVEEAFDGWDRYKNGNTKDFARFFNEKLGEQNAKTLANAKPDMTWAEYSLKSMINRGKNDPSIIMWSIGNEVSEGATGNTSHFGEVAKRLVQWIKEADPTRPATNGNNRIGELDAVNQAIIDAGGIVGFNYKDARTMKQQLDKHPNWKVYSSETTSAIHSRGEYGTTGRDNQKLQMSEYDNNEARVGWGASASQAWKWVVENDWNGGIYVWTGFDYIGEPTPWNGVSSGSVTGKGVMPNSSYFGILDTAGFPKDTYWLYRSMWKDDDYTLSLMSTWNDKEIVKQNGKVKVDVFTNAHRVELYQNGKKIGEATSTKYTTESGHTYRRFDSNNPYPTFMVGWQEGTLSVKGYDEEGNDITEMAKGRKSITTSYEAVALRTTTKHTEINADGTSLSYVEVDVVDRNGNIVTSSNQNIQFAISGPGKIVGVDNGNPADSSSYKANNRNAFHGKALVIVQSTREQGKITLTATADGLTSATQEISAKRLTSDETPFAESANVVKNYTVTAGQAIDLPSTVDVTMSNGEKQSKAITWTALSNEQLNTPGTYEISGMIDGQTTPIVAKVTVVKPIVAVENYSTTTTKNVVPALPAFLPAMDKQAKKVMDVPIKWNTKDVDFSQEGEVVVKGTTTVFGDEVTVQAIVKITGEAKQSENLARLAEDMPAFKNGYRIGDKITELSSPISDSLDRLNNGVKTNGSLEAERWTNWALRDRKDIDEFFLEMSWKNAHTFANLNLWHFTDNVFSRLPGDRNVRFEYWDEATSSWKTQEASNITQVSYLEGETPYGFITPVTTKKLRIWMKQAAPGKSIGLTEVEVLSHVEEKVKSNVAELASAKLGDQLVKFDENNTYTYKADEVKKLELKVKENGSATLVPVSDNEYHIVVKSEDGTQTKVYRLVRMAEEEDETPEVPETPEQPETPDESTINKELINQDKLDKLNDLINKQEDLILDKGLLDKDKLDKLVNLLEKDVAKVINKDLLNQDKLNQLINWLEKTDVDTPAINKDLLNKDKLKKLVDLLNKSDEATINKKLLDNDKLDKLIQLIEGQSQKPDAKSEIHHDAATNITVELTGEDVGRGLKLIAERVMENPFGDKLDKDLKGKVLDLYNISFVNAEGKVEQIKSKALITVPKDMAKKLLDTYYVATTGMAEKLPYETVGEFVKFKVSHFSYYALAYAAQEKQDNDKPSVVNPPQKEQPTDTTQPDDTNTTNKGGSTDKPTQDIEQSKESDTKDKEKEQAESESATDKNDNAKSDASNDEQQMMPAATMKKAEMLPETGENGAYLIFSAAALSILAGVGLVATGKKEF, from the coding sequence ATGAAGCACAAACCAAATAGTCGAGCATTTTATCGCATGGAATCAACATGCAAGTATAAAATATTAAAACTAAGTACGGGTGTCGTATCTGCTTTAGTAGGTTTTGGGATCATTAACCAAACGATTGCTGTTCAAGCAGAAGAAGTAGTACCTCCCATTGTTGCTGATGAAGACGCAGTACAACCCATTCCTATGACTGAAGAAAAGGAAATGGTAGAGGATGCGAAAGAAGAAGCCATTGAGCTTAAATCAAATGATACTGTGGTTGAAGATAATGACGCAAAAGGTGGCGAAGAATTAGCCGCAAAAGAAAGTCAGCCTTCAGAAGAATCACTTACTAACGATGAAATAAAAGAAACTAAGGAAGAGAACTCTGCCGCACAAATTGAAAAAGAAACAGCTAAAAAAGATAGTGAATCTATCGAATCGAAAAAGGAAGAATCAACACAACAAGTAGATGACCATGATGGGAATCCATCAGAAAGTTTTAAAGACATCGTACCTTTAGAAGCGAAGAAACATGAAGGTGTTACCAGCTCTGAAAAAGAAGACGTGCAATTAAATCTTATCGCAAAAGGGCAACGTGAGACGAATTTTAATCGTAACTGGCGCATTTCAAACGGAGATGTAGTAGACGGCGAAAAAGAAGATTTAGACGTGAGTAATTGGCGTCTAATTGATTTGCCAAATGATTTTTCAATTGAAAAAGAACCCTCAACAAAAAATGAAGCAGAAAGTGGATTCTATCCTGGAGGTACCCAGTGGTATCGCAAAAATTTTGTTCTGTCAAAAGAGTATTTAAATAAAGAATTATCGTTATCATTTGATGGCTCTTACATGACAACAGAAGTCTACGTCAATGGTAAAAAAGTAGGCGAACATAAAAATGGTTATTCGCCATTTAATATGAACTTGACCGAATACTTACACCGCGATGGAAAAACAGAAAACCAAATTGCGCTTAAGGTTACCAATGAGACGCCAAGCAGCCGTTGGTACTCCGGTAGTGGTATTTATCGTGATGTCAGCTTGGTCGTTACTGACAAAGTGCATGTCTCACATAATGGCGTAACAGTGACTGCACCTCAATTAAAAGAACAAGCAAATGCTGATGTTGACGTAAATGTTAAAGCCAACGTAACTAATAATACGGACAGTGAACAAGTATTATCTGTGGTCAATCAATTAATCAACGATAAAGGCGAAAAAGTTGCTGAAAGTACTGCACAAACTGTAACACTCGCTGCAAAATCAAGTCAGGATGTTGTCAGTGATTTAACAGTAAACAAACCAACATTATGGTCATTAGAAAATCCGTATTTATATAAAGTAAAAACACTGGTTTCTGTGAATGGAGAAGTCAAAGATACTTATGAGACGACATATGGATTCCGCTATTTTGATTATGACCGTGAACGTGGATTTTCGTTAAATGGTAAATATATTAAACTCAAAGGTGTCAATAATCACCATGATAATGGTGCATTAGGTGCTGTTGCTAATAAAGATGCGATTAAACGACAGTTAGAGTTATTAAAAGAGATGGGTGCTAACTCAATTCGTACCTCTCATAATCCAACTTCACGCGCCTTAATTGATGAAGCGAACCGTCAAGGGTTTTTAATTGTTGAAGAAGCATTTGATGGTTGGGATCGATACAAAAATGGTAACACAAAAGATTTTGCGCGTTTCTTCAATGAAAAATTAGGTGAACAAAATGCCAAAACATTAGCAAATGCAAAACCAGACATGACTTGGGCAGAGTATTCACTTAAATCAATGATTAATCGTGGTAAAAATGATCCATCTATTATTATGTGGTCAATCGGTAACGAGGTTTCTGAAGGGGCGACTGGTAATACCTCACACTTTGGTGAAGTAGCTAAACGACTGGTTCAATGGATTAAAGAAGCAGATCCAACTAGACCGGCAACGAATGGTAATAATCGTATCGGCGAATTGGATGCGGTTAACCAAGCGATTATTGATGCGGGTGGCATTGTTGGTTTCAACTATAAAGATGCACGTACGATGAAACAACAATTAGATAAACATCCAAATTGGAAGGTCTACTCTTCCGAAACAACCAGTGCGATACATAGTCGTGGTGAATATGGTACAACTGGTCGCGATAACCAAAAACTTCAAATGTCAGAGTATGACAATAATGAAGCTCGTGTTGGCTGGGGTGCTTCTGCTAGCCAAGCGTGGAAATGGGTCGTTGAAAATGATTGGAATGGTGGTATCTATGTTTGGACGGGGTTTGACTATATTGGTGAACCAACACCATGGAATGGCGTTAGCTCAGGTTCTGTAACGGGTAAAGGTGTAATGCCTAATTCAAGTTACTTTGGTATCCTTGATACAGCAGGTTTCCCGAAAGATACCTATTGGTTGTACCGTAGTATGTGGAAAGATGATGATTACACCTTAAGTTTAATGTCAACTTGGAATGATAAGGAAATTGTTAAACAAAATGGTAAAGTTAAAGTAGATGTGTTTACGAATGCACACCGTGTTGAACTTTACCAAAATGGTAAAAAAATTGGTGAGGCGACTTCTACCAAATATACGACAGAATCAGGACATACGTATCGTCGCTTTGATTCAAATAATCCATATCCAACCTTTATGGTAGGCTGGCAAGAAGGTACTTTGAGTGTCAAAGGTTATGATGAAGAGGGTAATGATATTACTGAAATGGCTAAGGGGCGTAAATCGATAACCACGTCATACGAAGCTGTAGCATTAAGAACAACGACTAAACATACAGAAATCAATGCGGATGGAACGTCTCTTTCTTATGTTGAAGTGGATGTTGTCGACCGTAACGGTAATATTGTAACCAGCAGCAACCAAAATATTCAATTTGCAATCAGTGGACCAGGTAAAATTGTCGGTGTGGATAATGGGAATCCGGCTGATTCCAGTTCCTATAAGGCAAACAATCGTAATGCTTTCCATGGTAAAGCACTAGTTATTGTACAATCAACACGTGAACAAGGTAAGATTACATTAACTGCAACTGCTGACGGGTTAACATCAGCAACACAAGAAATTTCAGCAAAACGTTTAACATCGGATGAAACACCATTTGCTGAAAGTGCTAATGTTGTTAAAAATTATACAGTTACAGCTGGACAAGCGATAGATTTGCCAAGTACTGTAGATGTGACTATGAGTAATGGAGAAAAACAATCGAAAGCTATTACTTGGACAGCCTTATCAAATGAACAGTTAAATACTCCTGGCACTTACGAAATTTCAGGGATGATTGACGGACAAACAACACCAATTGTTGCTAAAGTAACCGTTGTAAAACCAATTGTTGCTGTTGAAAATTATTCTACGACAACTACAAAAAACGTTGTACCAGCGTTACCAGCCTTTTTACCAGCGATGGATAAACAAGCTAAAAAAGTGATGGATGTACCAATTAAGTGGAATACAAAAGACGTTGACTTTAGTCAAGAAGGTGAGGTAGTTGTTAAAGGTACTACTACTGTCTTTGGCGACGAAGTGACTGTTCAAGCGATTGTGAAAATAACCGGTGAAGCGAAGCAGTCTGAGAATTTAGCACGATTAGCAGAAGATATGCCGGCATTTAAAAACGGTTATCGTATCGGAGATAAAATTACAGAATTATCCTCACCAATTAGTGATAGCTTAGACCGATTGAATAATGGCGTGAAAACGAATGGTAGTCTTGAGGCTGAGCGTTGGACGAACTGGGCTTTACGTGACCGTAAGGATATTGATGAGTTCTTTTTGGAAATGAGTTGGAAAAATGCGCATACCTTCGCTAATTTGAATTTATGGCATTTCACTGATAATGTATTTAGTCGTTTACCTGGAGATCGTAATGTACGCTTTGAGTATTGGGATGAAGCAACCTCTAGCTGGAAAACACAAGAAGCATCAAATATTACGCAAGTGAGTTATTTAGAAGGTGAAACACCGTATGGATTTATTACGCCGGTGACCACGAAAAAATTACGCATTTGGATGAAACAAGCAGCACCTGGTAAGTCTATTGGATTAACTGAAGTAGAAGTACTTAGCCATGTTGAGGAAAAAGTTAAAAGTAATGTTGCAGAATTAGCTTCTGCTAAATTAGGTGACCAGCTCGTTAAATTTGATGAGAATAATACGTACACGTACAAAGCGGACGAAGTGAAAAAACTTGAACTTAAAGTGAAAGAAAATGGTTCAGCAACCTTAGTGCCGGTATCAGATAATGAATATCATATTGTAGTTAAGTCTGAAGATGGTACTCAAACAAAAGTTTATCGCTTGGTAAGAATGGCTGAAGAAGAGGATGAGACACCAGAGGTTCCAGAAACACCAGAGCAACCAGAAACACCAGATGAATCAACTATTAATAAGGAATTAATCAATCAAGATAAACTTGATAAACTAAATGACTTAATCAATAAACAAGAAGATTTAATTCTTGATAAAGGATTGTTAGACAAAGATAAACTTGATAAACTTGTTAATTTGTTAGAAAAAGATGTTGCGAAAGTCATTAATAAAGATTTATTGAATCAAGATAAATTGAATCAATTGATTAACTGGTTAGAAAAAACGGATGTGGATACCCCAGCTATTAACAAAGATTTATTGAATAAAGATAAACTTAAAAAATTAGTCGATTTATTGAATAAGAGTGATGAGGCGACAATTAATAAAAAATTACTGGATAATGATAAATTAGATAAATTAATTCAATTAATTGAAGGTCAGTCACAAAAGCCAGATGCTAAATCTGAAATTCACCATGATGCTGCAACCAATATTACAGTTGAATTAACCGGTGAAGATGTAGGACGTGGATTGAAACTGATCGCTGAACGTGTAATGGAAAATCCATTCGGCGATAAGTTAGATAAAGATTTAAAAGGTAAAGTGTTGGATTTATACAATATCTCCTTTGTCAATGCTGAAGGTAAAGTGGAGCAAATCAAATCAAAAGCACTGATTACCGTTCCGAAAGATATGGCGAAAAAATTACTCGATACATACTATGTTGCAACGACAGGTATGGCTGAAAAACTACCATATGAAACTGTCGGAGAATTTGTGAAATTTAAGGTAAGTCATTTTAGTTATTACGCACTTGCATATGCTGCGCAAGAAAAACAAGATAATGATAAACCGAGCGTTGTGAATCCACCACAAAAAGAACAACCAACTGACACCACTCAACCAGATGATACTAATACTACTAATAAAGGTGGGTCTACGGATAAACCAACGCAAGATATAGAACAATCAAAAGAATCAGATACCAAAGATAAAGAAAAAGAGCAAGCGGAATCAGAATCAGCAACAGACAAAAATGATAACGCTAAATCTGATGCATCGAATGATGAGCAACAAATGATGCCTGCTGCAACAATGAAAAAAGCAGAGATGTTACCAGAGACTGGTGAAAATGGTGCTTACTTAATTTTTAGCGCAGCTGCATTATCAATTCTTGCTGGAGTAGGTTTAGTAGCAACTGGTAAAAAAGAATTTTAG
- a CDS encoding ATP-binding cassette domain-containing protein translates to MGLFSKLGWFFRQEKRAYFIGVSLLFIVSLLAAIVPMIIGTIIDGMTYGTLTREAMWQWILILLVIGFAQYIMRYFWRMSIFGTSAKLEMILRRRLFVHFTKMDALFFQEHRTGDLMAHATNDVTTVRMVAGGGILTLVDALSQGLMTIFMMFVAVDWRLALAAIVPLPFIAIIIRFNGKRVHYYFRQAQEAFSSMNDKVQESMSGMKVIKTFGEEERDIEDFKRMTTNVVEKNRLAHRFDSFFRPSIQTVMGFSTVISLFYGGYLVSQGEITVGLLVAFLNYVTRMGWPMVAIGNLFNILERGSVSYNRIESLLKTKSHIIEAKNPMEDSIAGDIEFSIDSFTYPKDEQPTLTNVHFTLEQGKTLGVVGKTGAGKSTVFKLLLRDYDDYRGYIRFNHHNIERYSLNALLSNIGYVPQDNFLFSTTVRDNIRFAMPSATQQEVEVAARLTSVHEDIEGFSYGYDTLVGERGVALSGGQKQRISIARAMILNPELLILDDSLSAVDARTEEAILNAVKSYRANKSTIISAHRLSSVMHADEIIVIDNGTISERGTHDELINQNGWYKEMFDKQQLEAELREEGVK, encoded by the coding sequence TTGGGCTTATTTTCAAAATTAGGTTGGTTTTTTAGGCAAGAAAAGAGAGCATACTTTATCGGTGTGTCATTATTATTCATCGTCAGTTTGCTAGCAGCAATTGTACCAATGATTATCGGGACGATTATTGATGGGATGACTTATGGTACGTTAACACGTGAAGCGATGTGGCAGTGGATTTTGATTTTACTTGTTATTGGGTTTGCGCAGTACATTATGCGTTATTTTTGGCGCATGAGTATTTTTGGAACATCTGCAAAGTTAGAAATGATTTTGCGCCGTCGTTTATTTGTTCATTTTACAAAAATGGATGCGTTATTCTTTCAAGAACACCGCACGGGGGATTTAATGGCGCATGCAACCAATGATGTGACTACAGTTCGTATGGTTGCAGGTGGTGGGATATTAACATTAGTTGATGCATTATCACAAGGTTTAATGACGATTTTTATGATGTTTGTTGCAGTAGATTGGCGCTTAGCTTTGGCTGCTATCGTACCGTTACCATTTATTGCTATTATAATTCGTTTTAATGGTAAACGTGTCCACTATTACTTCCGTCAAGCTCAAGAAGCTTTTTCATCAATGAATGATAAAGTACAAGAGAGTATGAGTGGTATGAAAGTAATTAAGACCTTTGGTGAAGAAGAGCGTGATATTGAAGACTTCAAAAGAATGACGACGAATGTCGTTGAGAAAAACAGATTAGCACATCGTTTTGATTCGTTTTTTAGACCCAGTATACAAACTGTGATGGGATTCTCTACAGTTATTTCGCTTTTTTATGGTGGTTATTTAGTATCTCAAGGTGAAATAACAGTTGGTTTGTTAGTAGCGTTCTTAAATTATGTCACCCGTATGGGATGGCCGATGGTAGCGATTGGAAATTTATTTAATATTTTAGAACGCGGTTCTGTTAGTTATAATCGTATCGAATCATTGTTAAAAACAAAGAGTCATATTATTGAAGCAAAAAATCCAATGGAAGACAGCATTGCTGGGGATATAGAATTTAGCATTGATTCATTTACCTATCCAAAAGACGAACAACCTACATTAACGAATGTTCATTTTACTCTCGAGCAAGGTAAAACATTAGGTGTTGTCGGAAAAACTGGTGCGGGCAAATCGACAGTATTCAAATTATTATTACGTGATTATGACGATTATCGCGGATATATTCGATTTAATCATCATAATATTGAACGCTATAGTTTGAATGCTTTATTGAGCAATATTGGTTATGTTCCGCAAGATAATTTTTTATTTTCGACAACTGTTCGCGATAATATTCGATTTGCGATGCCTAGTGCCACACAACAAGAAGTAGAAGTTGCAGCACGTTTGACAAGTGTACATGAAGACATTGAAGGATTTAGTTACGGTTATGACACACTGGTTGGTGAACGTGGAGTGGCATTGTCTGGTGGGCAAAAACAACGGATTTCTATTGCAAGAGCGATGATTCTAAATCCAGAGTTATTGATATTAGATGATTCATTATCAGCTGTTGATGCGCGTACTGAAGAAGCTATTTTAAATGCGGTGAAATCTTATCGTGCGAATAAATCAACCATTATTTCTGCACATCGATTAAGTAGTGTCATGCATGCGGATGAAATTATAGTGATTGATAATGGTACGATTTCTGAACGAGGCACACATGATGAATTAATTAATCAAAATGGTTGGTACAAAGAAATGTTTGATAAGCAACAATTAGAAGCAGAATTACGAGAGGAGGGAGTCAAATGA